From Sphingomonas sp., one genomic window encodes:
- a CDS encoding putative bifunctional diguanylate cyclase/phosphodiesterase — translation MSHRFHFPPLSPALRFTAFVAAPALCLAASLVLFGTWSLWATANQVDASIRGRQANDVHLALGAVLDDVAQSQAGVAIWDPAYAEVQKAKPDAEWLDKNVGVWLNYVFNHELDIIIDGQDRPVYAMRGGERVAPAIFARVRPALLPLIHAARGSLRRAPNTHERLPGQKLAQNSTVRTSPTAFHATDLVQVSGRAAAASVMRMIPDSRLVTGPPGRQPMLISIRFLDGKLMSDLSRIRGIRDAQIVPAPVSTKTGMYSVPLRSSQGMLVGHLGWRPDMPGRDILRSIAKRGGAAAAALIALLAALVFVVGRLMFRDALSIGALEAARVELQAKEARAQYLANHDVLTALPNRAAFNRFVDGAAGNVAQQALGVLLIDLDKFKHVNDTLGHLAGDQLIQSVAGRLSARLPNGGLLARLGGDEFAICLTEGLEEKSLQTLAEACLAELRKPFPILGSEVQIGGSIGIATGTPRSSDRTELLRKADIAMYSVKASGRDGYRFFTAEMDESLANRRELEEDLRKALGTRRQLFVAYQPKMDANGATVVGLEALVRWDHPAKGLLTPDLFIPIAEEAGIIHALGGWVLAEACRVSKQWPGLTMAVNVSPVQFKAEGFAATVQSIVQTSGVDPRQIELEVTEGILIDDAEEVRAALQDLRGAGFRIALDDFGTGYSSLSYLKRFKVDRLKIDKSFVKRIGRDQEAIAIVQAVIALGHAMNLSVTAEGVETKEQGSMLRTIGCNELQGYLFSKALREEELSIVLDGIPSRAIRGQRAG, via the coding sequence ATGTCCCATCGTTTTCACTTTCCCCCTCTCAGCCCTGCTCTGCGGTTCACTGCCTTCGTGGCGGCGCCTGCGCTCTGCCTAGCGGCCTCGCTGGTCCTGTTCGGAACCTGGAGCCTGTGGGCGACGGCCAATCAGGTCGACGCGTCAATCCGCGGACGACAGGCGAACGACGTGCATCTTGCCTTGGGCGCGGTGCTCGACGATGTCGCGCAGAGCCAGGCGGGCGTCGCCATCTGGGACCCTGCCTATGCGGAGGTGCAGAAGGCCAAGCCTGACGCAGAGTGGCTCGACAAGAACGTGGGTGTTTGGCTGAACTACGTGTTCAATCATGAGCTCGACATCATCATCGACGGCCAGGACCGGCCGGTGTACGCCATGCGAGGCGGCGAGCGCGTCGCCCCGGCGATATTCGCGCGCGTCCGACCGGCGCTGCTCCCGCTGATCCACGCGGCTAGAGGCTCGCTCCGCCGGGCACCCAACACCCACGAGCGCTTGCCTGGCCAAAAACTGGCGCAGAACAGCACGGTGCGCACCTCGCCAACCGCGTTCCATGCGACCGACCTCGTACAGGTGTCTGGGCGTGCGGCCGCGGCCAGCGTGATGCGGATGATCCCGGACTCCAGGCTCGTGACCGGCCCTCCAGGGCGGCAGCCCATGCTGATCAGCATCCGCTTTCTGGACGGCAAGCTGATGAGCGACCTGAGCCGCATCCGGGGCATACGCGACGCGCAGATAGTGCCCGCACCGGTGTCGACGAAGACGGGCATGTACAGCGTGCCCCTGCGGTCGTCGCAAGGCATGCTGGTCGGTCATCTCGGCTGGCGACCGGACATGCCCGGCCGCGACATCCTGCGGTCGATAGCCAAGCGGGGCGGCGCGGCGGCGGCTGCGCTGATCGCTTTGTTGGCGGCACTCGTCTTCGTCGTCGGGCGATTGATGTTCAGGGATGCTCTTTCGATCGGTGCGCTCGAAGCCGCTCGAGTCGAGCTTCAGGCGAAGGAAGCGCGCGCCCAGTATCTCGCCAACCACGACGTGCTTACCGCCCTGCCGAACCGCGCTGCGTTCAATCGCTTTGTCGATGGTGCCGCCGGAAATGTCGCCCAGCAGGCACTCGGCGTGCTGCTCATCGACCTGGACAAATTCAAGCACGTGAACGACACGCTGGGCCATCTTGCCGGGGACCAACTCATCCAGAGCGTGGCAGGCCGCCTCTCGGCCCGGCTGCCCAACGGCGGGCTGCTGGCGCGACTGGGCGGCGACGAGTTCGCCATCTGCCTGACCGAGGGTCTCGAGGAAAAATCGCTCCAAACGCTTGCCGAAGCCTGCCTCGCCGAGCTTCGCAAGCCCTTCCCGATACTCGGGTCGGAAGTGCAGATCGGGGGCAGCATCGGCATCGCCACGGGAACCCCGCGCAGCTCCGATCGCACCGAGCTGCTGCGCAAGGCCGACATTGCGATGTACAGCGTCAAGGCCAGCGGCCGCGACGGCTATCGCTTCTTCACTGCGGAGATGGACGAGAGCCTCGCCAATCGGCGCGAGCTGGAGGAGGATTTGCGAAAGGCGCTGGGCACCCGGCGGCAGCTGTTCGTCGCCTATCAGCCGAAAATGGATGCAAACGGCGCGACAGTGGTCGGGTTGGAGGCGCTTGTCCGTTGGGATCACCCGGCAAAGGGTCTGCTAACGCCCGACCTCTTCATCCCGATCGCGGAGGAAGCGGGCATAATCCACGCGCTGGGCGGCTGGGTGCTGGCGGAAGCGTGCCGCGTTTCCAAACAATGGCCCGGTCTCACGATGGCGGTCAACGTGTCTCCCGTCCAGTTCAAGGCGGAAGGCTTTGCCGCAACCGTGCAATCCATCGTGCAGACCAGCGGCGTGGATCCACGGCAGATCGAACTCGAGGTAACCGAGGGGATCCTGATTGATGATGCCGAAGAAGTACGCGCCGCGCTGCAGGACCTGCGCGGCGCAGGCTTCCGGATCGCCCTGGACGATTTCGGCACTGGCTATTCCAGCCTGAGCTACCTGAAACGATTCAAGGTTGACCGCCTCAAGATCGACAAGAGTTTCGTCAAGCGGATAGGACGGGACCAGGAGGCGATTGCAATCGTCCAAGCGGTCATCGCCCTGGGTCACGCGATGAACCTGTCCGTCACAGCCGAAGGCGTCGAAACTAAGGAGCAGGGATCCATGCTCCGAACGATAGGCTGCAACGAGCTGCAGGGGTACCTTTTCTCTAAAGCTTTGCGCGAGGAGGAGCTATCCATCGTACTCGACGGCATCCCAAGCCGGGCCATCAGGGGGCAAAGGGCAGGCTGA
- a CDS encoding DUF6894 family protein: MRYFFHIRDGRDLPDDEGMNFNTLQDALRQAIESAGALIKDSADHLWPGEEWSMTVTDAAGLVLCALQFTSTLAPAGVGLLVQRQY, from the coding sequence TTGCGTTATTTTTTCCACATCCGTGACGGGCGAGATTTGCCCGACGATGAAGGCATGAACTTCAACACTTTGCAGGACGCCCTGCGGCAAGCGATTGAGAGCGCCGGAGCGCTGATCAAAGATAGTGCCGACCACCTTTGGCCTGGCGAAGAGTGGAGCATGACGGTCACTGACGCTGCTGGTCTGGTGCTCTGTGCGCTTCAATTCACTAGCACGCTTGCTCCCGCAGGAGTTGGGCTGTTGGTCCAGCGACAATATTAG
- a CDS encoding TOBE domain-containing protein: MKLSARNQISGTIAAITPGAVNGIVKVDIGGGNVVTASITEGAIHDLELAIGDNVTVVVKASDVLIGK; encoded by the coding sequence ATGAAGCTGAGCGCTCGTAATCAGATCTCCGGCACCATCGCTGCAATTACCCCCGGAGCGGTCAACGGAATCGTGAAGGTTGATATCGGCGGTGGGAATGTCGTCACTGCGAGCATCACGGAAGGGGCGATACACGATCTTGAACTGGCGATCGGTGACAACGTCACGGTAGTTGTGAAGGCAAGCGACGTCCTGATCGGAAAATAG
- a CDS encoding LysR family transcriptional regulator, producing the protein MKIGSLWLKVQIACGDALALGPGKADLIEAIAAQGSISGAARSMGMSYRRAWLLVDEMNRCFDPPLVETLRGGGLERGARVTETGLVVVAAYREMERDAAAIAERPAYARLRSHLRVAPRAAED; encoded by the coding sequence GTGAAGATCGGCTCACTCTGGCTCAAGGTTCAAATCGCATGCGGCGATGCGCTCGCGCTCGGACCCGGCAAAGCCGATTTGATCGAGGCGATCGCCGCGCAAGGATCGATCTCGGGAGCCGCGCGCAGCATGGGTATGAGCTATCGGCGCGCTTGGCTGCTGGTAGACGAGATGAACCGCTGCTTCGACCCACCCCTGGTCGAGACCTTGCGTGGCGGGGGACTGGAACGGGGCGCGCGCGTCACCGAAACGGGTCTCGTCGTCGTCGCGGCCTATCGCGAGATGGAGCGCGACGCTGCCGCGATCGCGGAACGTCCCGCCTATGCGCGCCTGCGGTCGCACTTGCGCGTCGCGCCCCGGGCGGCCGAGGACTGA
- a CDS encoding TonB-dependent receptor codes for MSNAFVLSLGALALIAVAAPAGAQTEDPQSKSQLGVQGDDADASGLAEVVVTARRRAEDAQRVPAAMSVVGGDLLDQSYTVNTQGLTTLIPSLNYSSANPRNTAFTIRGLGSSVVAVSQANDGLEPGVGFYVDQVYHARPATAAFDFADIAQVEELRGPQGTLFGKNTTAGALNITTRAPSFTREGFVELSYGDYNFVQAKGWASGPISDVLAYRVSGVSTRRDGVLDNVRTGVAANTLGTQAVRGQLLYKPDDRLQVRLIADFTNFQAYCCTQVYLRTGTSLRAASRQFGGPSGLAAQFGYAPPSTNPYDRKVDIDGPLNTDTNEGGVSAIVDWNLGSSTLTSISAWRFWNWDAENDRDYTGIPVQMSQHIPSRQDQYSQEFRLASNGERALSYVAGLYLFGQKIVGRPISIYGPAAARYLIGTTTGTNATPVPANLLDGYGQDGRTDFHTMSYAAFGEVNWRIVPDLTLTGGLRYTQEDKDGSYNTTVFGGPATTNAALTAARLGVLRPQSYTAHDNDGSLSGRANIAWQATPGTMAYASYARGFKSGGINMSGLPLDNNNQPVLATAVVRPERNETYEVGLKNSFFGRRLLLNVDGFYTKVHNFQATVVENSLTQTVQLRGYLSNIPEVTVKGIEADATALLLPGLSVRGSLAYSDGRYTDYPSGPCPLEVQTAATTQCSLTGKRLASLPRFAFTAGADYVRRVGAGEVMLHIDTASRSSYNGDPGLSRFTMIDGYNLTNANIGYRLPNGIELIVFARNLFASDYIQNLTIQAGNSGLIVGTPSDPRTIGGTIRFRL; via the coding sequence ATGTCCAATGCCTTCGTCCTTTCGCTAGGTGCACTCGCCCTGATTGCCGTGGCTGCACCAGCCGGCGCGCAAACCGAGGATCCCCAATCGAAGTCGCAGCTGGGGGTACAGGGCGACGACGCCGACGCATCCGGATTGGCCGAGGTGGTGGTGACCGCCCGCCGCCGCGCCGAGGATGCGCAGCGCGTGCCTGCGGCAATGTCGGTCGTCGGCGGCGACCTGCTCGACCAGAGCTACACGGTGAACACGCAAGGGCTCACCACCCTGATCCCCAGCCTCAACTACAGCTCCGCCAATCCGCGCAACACCGCCTTCACCATTCGCGGCCTGGGATCGAGCGTCGTCGCGGTCAGCCAGGCCAATGACGGGCTGGAACCGGGCGTCGGCTTCTATGTCGACCAAGTCTATCACGCCCGTCCCGCCACCGCCGCCTTCGACTTTGCCGACATCGCGCAGGTGGAGGAACTGCGGGGGCCGCAGGGCACCCTGTTCGGCAAGAACACCACCGCCGGTGCGCTCAACATCACGACGCGCGCGCCGAGCTTCACCCGCGAAGGTTTCGTCGAGCTTTCCTACGGCGACTACAACTTCGTCCAGGCCAAGGGTTGGGCTTCAGGGCCGATCTCGGACGTGCTGGCCTATCGGGTCTCCGGCGTCTCCACCCGGCGCGACGGCGTGCTGGACAATGTCCGCACGGGCGTGGCCGCCAACACGCTCGGCACGCAGGCGGTGCGCGGGCAGTTGCTCTACAAGCCCGATGATCGGCTGCAGGTGCGGCTGATCGCGGACTTCACCAATTTCCAGGCCTATTGCTGCACCCAGGTCTACCTGCGCACCGGCACGAGCCTGCGCGCTGCCAGCCGCCAGTTCGGCGGTCCCTCTGGTCTAGCCGCGCAGTTTGGCTATGCGCCGCCCAGCACCAACCCCTATGATCGCAAGGTCGATATCGATGGCCCGCTGAACACCGACACCAACGAGGGCGGCGTCAGCGCGATCGTCGACTGGAATCTGGGCTCTTCAACGCTCACCTCGATAAGCGCGTGGCGCTTCTGGAATTGGGATGCGGAGAATGACCGCGACTACACCGGCATTCCGGTGCAAATGTCGCAGCACATCCCCTCGCGGCAGGACCAGTACAGCCAAGAGTTCCGCCTCGCCTCGAATGGCGAGCGCGCGCTGTCCTACGTCGCCGGGCTCTACCTGTTCGGCCAGAAGATCGTCGGGCGGCCGATCAGCATCTACGGTCCGGCGGCGGCACGCTATCTGATCGGGACCACCACCGGCACCAACGCCACACCCGTGCCCGCAAACCTGCTCGACGGCTATGGTCAGGATGGCCGCACCGACTTCCATACCATGAGCTATGCGGCGTTCGGCGAGGTGAACTGGCGCATCGTGCCCGACCTGACGCTGACGGGCGGCCTGCGGTACACCCAGGAGGACAAGGACGGCAGCTATAACACCACGGTGTTCGGCGGTCCTGCGACTACCAACGCAGCGTTGACGGCGGCCCGGCTTGGGGTCCTCCGCCCTCAGAGCTACACCGCGCACGACAATGACGGCAGCCTGTCGGGCCGCGCCAACATCGCCTGGCAGGCGACGCCGGGCACCATGGCCTATGCCAGCTATGCCCGCGGCTTCAAATCGGGCGGCATCAACATGTCGGGCCTGCCGCTCGACAACAACAACCAACCGGTGCTCGCCACCGCAGTCGTGCGCCCTGAGCGGAACGAAACTTACGAGGTCGGCCTCAAGAACAGCTTCTTTGGCCGCCGTCTGCTGCTGAATGTCGACGGCTTCTATACCAAGGTCCACAACTTCCAGGCGACCGTCGTCGAGAACTCGCTGACCCAGACGGTGCAGCTGCGCGGCTATCTGTCCAATATCCCCGAAGTGACCGTGAAGGGCATCGAGGCCGACGCGACCGCGCTCCTGCTGCCGGGGCTGAGCGTGCGGGGGAGCCTCGCTTATTCAGATGGTCGGTATACAGACTATCCGTCTGGACCGTGCCCCCTGGAAGTGCAGACCGCAGCTACGACCCAGTGCAGTCTCACCGGCAAGCGGCTGGCGTCGCTTCCGCGCTTCGCCTTCACCGCCGGCGCCGACTACGTTCGACGGGTGGGCGCGGGCGAGGTCATGCTGCACATCGATACGGCGTCGCGCAGCAGCTATAACGGCGACCCAGGGCTGTCGCGCTTCACGATGATCGATGGATACAACCTCACGAACGCCAACATCGGCTATCGTCTTCCGAACGGCATCGAACTCATCGTGTTTGCCCGCAATCTGTTCGCCTCCGACTACATCCAGAACCTGACGATCCAGGCGGGCAACTCAGGCCTAATCGTAGGAACCCCAAGCGATCCTCGGACAATCGGGGGTACAATCCGTTTCAGGCTTTAA
- a CDS encoding serine hydrolase domain-containing protein, with amino-acid sequence MPDRDAGGLTNRHTRAVETNLLSPVRAPGDGPSSLAVRIRLYGVPGISIAVVHRGRIDWARGWGVRDTASCAPVTPDTAFQAASISKVATAVIALRLVKQRKLALDSDINLSLRSWHLPGDARLAPRGVTLRQLLSHTAGLGVHGFDGYLPGAPLPTTVQILEGAAPANNMAVRACCRRGRNSNIPAVAMFSPSSPCRM; translated from the coding sequence ATGCCAGACCGTGACGCGGGTGGCCTCACCAATCGCCACACCCGCGCGGTCGAAACCAACCTGTTGTCGCCGGTGCGTGCGCCAGGGGACGGGCCATCTAGCCTGGCGGTGCGCATACGCCTCTATGGCGTACCGGGGATCAGCATCGCGGTCGTCCACCGGGGCCGAATAGACTGGGCCCGCGGCTGGGGCGTGCGGGACACTGCTAGTTGCGCGCCCGTCACGCCGGATACGGCGTTCCAGGCGGCGTCGATCAGCAAGGTTGCCACCGCCGTGATCGCACTCCGTCTGGTGAAGCAGCGCAAACTGGCGCTCGACAGCGACATCAACCTGTCCCTGCGGAGCTGGCACCTCCCTGGCGATGCCCGTCTGGCGCCGCGGGGTGTCACGCTGCGGCAACTGCTGAGCCACACGGCCGGGCTGGGCGTACATGGCTTCGACGGCTATCTCCCCGGAGCGCCGTTGCCGACGACGGTGCAGATCCTGGAGGGCGCGGCGCCGGCCAACAACATGGCGGTGCGCGCGTGCTGCCGGCGGGGGCGCAATTCCAATATTCCGGCGGTGGCTATGTTCTCACCCAGCTCGCCCTGCAGGATGTAA
- a CDS encoding serine hydrolase domain-containing protein — protein MLPAGAQFQYSGGGYVLTQLALQDVTGLPLAELAQRELLGPLRMTRSAFAQPPSADLLANIVFGHVAGQPVRGNYHVYPELAPAGLWTSAGDLARLLIDLQASAAGRRGHRLSPAMARAMLRPVKDHWGLGVELYTTAPERFGHDGVNEGFQSYMIAYAGKGEGIVALTNGGQGRRLIDEVVRAVATDYGWADIAPPAVQEKQLPLAVLAKAAGRFEGGGLSVRLEALPEGLFADAGAPSPERLMALSPTRFFSNALGVVIAFDADYASFTIVEGGPPMRLVRTAVASAASGKNR, from the coding sequence GTGCTGCCGGCGGGGGCGCAATTCCAATATTCCGGCGGTGGCTATGTTCTCACCCAGCTCGCCCTGCAGGATGTAACCGGCCTGCCACTTGCCGAGCTCGCGCAGCGCGAACTCCTCGGCCCCTTGCGCATGACGCGGAGCGCCTTCGCGCAGCCGCCATCCGCCGACCTCCTCGCAAACATCGTCTTCGGCCATGTCGCGGGCCAGCCGGTGCGCGGCAACTATCACGTCTATCCCGAGCTGGCGCCGGCGGGGCTATGGACAAGCGCCGGCGATCTCGCGCGCCTGCTGATCGACCTGCAGGCGTCGGCCGCCGGTCGGCGGGGCCATCGGCTGTCCCCGGCGATGGCGCGGGCGATGCTGCGGCCGGTCAAAGACCATTGGGGGCTGGGCGTCGAGCTCTACACCACCGCGCCTGAACGCTTCGGACATGACGGGGTCAACGAAGGCTTCCAGTCGTACATGATCGCCTATGCCGGCAAGGGCGAGGGCATTGTCGCGCTCACCAATGGCGGTCAGGGCCGGCGGCTGATCGACGAGGTCGTCCGCGCGGTGGCAACCGACTATGGCTGGGCGGACATCGCGCCGCCCGCGGTGCAGGAAAAGCAGCTCCCGCTTGCCGTGCTGGCAAAGGCGGCGGGGCGGTTCGAGGGCGGAGGACTTTCGGTGCGACTGGAAGCCCTTCCTGAAGGATTGTTCGCCGATGCGGGCGCACCCAGTCCGGAGCGGCTGATGGCGCTGTCGCCGACGCGGTTCTTCTCCAACGCGCTCGGCGTGGTGATTGCCTTCGATGCGGACTATGCAAGTTTCACGATCGTCGAAGGCGGGCCGCCGATGCGCCTCGTCCGGACGGCCGTAGCGTCGGCGGCCTC